The proteins below are encoded in one region of Bosea sp. BIWAKO-01:
- a CDS encoding enoyl-CoA hydratase/isomerase family protein, translating to MNDEILYDLKDGVGTITLNRPQARNALTFGMYDRIAAICGDIESHGSPKVLILTGAGDKAFAAGTDISQFRAFDKPEDALNYETRIEEIITTIESCPIPTIAAISGAVTGGGAAIACACDLRVATRSARFGFPIARTLGNCLSMNNLARLASLLGPARVKDMVFTARLIEAEEGHRAGLYGELVADHAALLTRVGELAQTIAGHAPLTMRATKEGLRRIAAARGHADDEDLVLMCYMSADFREGMEAFLAKRAPNWQGR from the coding sequence ATGAACGACGAGATTCTCTACGATCTGAAGGACGGGGTCGGCACCATCACCCTCAACCGTCCGCAGGCCCGCAACGCGCTGACCTTCGGGATGTATGACCGCATCGCCGCGATCTGCGGCGATATCGAGAGCCATGGTTCGCCCAAGGTGCTGATCCTGACAGGGGCAGGCGACAAAGCCTTCGCTGCAGGCACCGACATCTCGCAGTTTCGTGCCTTCGACAAGCCAGAGGACGCCCTCAACTACGAGACGCGGATCGAGGAGATCATCACCACCATCGAAAGCTGCCCGATTCCGACGATCGCCGCGATCTCGGGCGCGGTGACCGGCGGCGGAGCAGCCATCGCCTGCGCCTGCGATCTCAGGGTCGCGACGCGCTCGGCCCGCTTCGGCTTCCCGATCGCACGCACGCTCGGCAACTGCCTGTCGATGAACAACCTCGCCCGGCTCGCCTCGCTGCTTGGGCCCGCGCGGGTCAAGGACATGGTCTTCACGGCTCGGTTGATCGAGGCAGAGGAAGGCCACCGCGCCGGCCTCTACGGCGAACTGGTGGCCGATCATGCGGCTCTGCTTACGCGGGTCGGAGAGTTGGCGCAGACCATTGCGGGTCATGCGCCGCTGACGATGCGCGCCACAAAGGAAGGCTTGCGCCGGATCGCCGCTGCGCGCGGCCATGCCGACGACGAGGACCTCGTCCTGATGTGCTATATGAGCGCCGACTTCCGTGAGGGCATGGAAGCCTTCCTGGCCAAGCGCGCGCCCAACTGGCAAGGGCGATAG
- a CDS encoding CaiB/BaiF CoA-transferase family protein, translated as MPRPTPSTALAKLRVLDLSRVRAGPTCARVFADFGADVIKVESPPGLDPNENMSGARHGYDMQNLHRNKRSLTLNLKTAEGKAILLKLIESADLLIENFRPDVKDRLGLDFDTLHRLNPRLILVSVSGFGQSGPYRTRAGFDQIAQGMGGMMSVTGLPGQGPVRAGIAVADSAAGLYGALGALVAITERETSGLGQWVQTSLLEAQIAMMDFQAARFLVEGTVPPQAGNDHPYSTPMGVYATRNGHINIGVGAEGHWRSFCKAIGHPQLGDNPVYDSMEKRYDKRPELRVIIESILTQRDSAHWLAAFEEHAVPAGPIYGVDEMFDDPQVQHLGIAQPVSHPILGDFRVVGEPVGLSRTPAGVVSPTPEAGEHNAEILAELGYDPGAVARLREAGAI; from the coding sequence ATGCCCCGCCCGACGCCTTCCACCGCCCTTGCGAAACTGCGTGTTCTCGATCTGTCACGGGTGCGGGCCGGACCGACCTGCGCACGCGTCTTTGCGGATTTCGGTGCCGATGTGATCAAGGTCGAAAGCCCGCCGGGGCTCGACCCGAACGAGAACATGAGCGGCGCGCGGCATGGCTATGACATGCAGAACCTGCACCGCAACAAGCGCTCGCTGACGCTGAACCTGAAGACTGCCGAGGGCAAAGCGATCCTGCTCAAGCTGATCGAGAGTGCCGATCTGCTGATCGAGAATTTTCGCCCGGACGTGAAGGACAGGCTCGGGCTCGATTTCGACACGCTGCACAGGCTCAATCCGCGCCTGATCCTGGTCTCTGTTTCCGGGTTCGGCCAGAGCGGTCCCTACCGGACCCGCGCCGGCTTCGACCAGATCGCCCAAGGGATGGGTGGAATGATGTCGGTCACCGGGCTGCCGGGGCAGGGGCCGGTGCGCGCCGGAATTGCGGTCGCAGATTCGGCCGCGGGCCTCTATGGCGCGCTTGGCGCGCTGGTTGCGATCACCGAGCGCGAGACGTCGGGGCTTGGCCAATGGGTGCAGACCTCCCTGCTCGAAGCCCAGATTGCGATGATGGATTTCCAGGCCGCGCGCTTCCTGGTCGAGGGGACGGTGCCGCCGCAGGCGGGGAACGATCACCCCTATTCGACGCCGATGGGCGTCTACGCGACCAGGAACGGCCATATCAATATCGGTGTCGGCGCCGAGGGCCATTGGCGCTCCTTCTGCAAGGCGATCGGTCATCCCCAGCTCGGCGACAACCCGGTCTATGACAGCATGGAAAAGCGCTACGACAAGCGCCCGGAACTGCGGGTCATCATCGAGAGCATCCTGACCCAGAGGGATTCGGCGCATTGGCTTGCCGCCTTCGAGGAACATGCCGTTCCGGCCGGACCGATCTATGGCGTCGACGAGATGTTCGACGACCCGCAGGTGCAGCATCTCGGCATCGCGCAGCCGGTGAGTCATCCGATCCTTGGGGATTTCAGGGTGGTGGGCGAGCCGGTCGGGCTATCGCGGACGCCGGCCGGAGTGGTGTCGCCGACGCCGGAGGCAGGGGAGCACAATGCCGAGATCCTGGCCGAGCTCGGCTACGATCCAGGCGCGGTCGCGCGGTTGCGCGAGGCCGGGGCGATCTGA
- a CDS encoding TRAP transporter large permease subunit: protein MFGLGNPELGVVMLVLFILFIMLGFPIAFTLMALGVGFGYWAMGDNVFALVVQRAYSVMASDVLVSIPLFIFMGYIIERANILDRLFHSIQIALGNVPGSLAIATLATCAIFATATGIVGAVVTLMGLLAFPAMLRAGYDVKLSAGVVCAGGCLGILIPPSVMLILYGATAGVSVPKLYAGALFPGLLLAGLYMVYVIIRCTLNPALAPRLPKEQTDVPWSKVIWALMTSFFPLTILIMSVLGAIFFGLATPTEAAAIGSLGSLILAAAYRSLSFGRVRESVILTARTSAMVCWLFVGSYIFSSIFAILGGHEPIKDLVTAMNLSPTMFLIVAQLIIFVLGWPLEWTEIIVIFVPIFLPLLQFFNIDPLFFGILIALNIQTSFLSPPVAMAPFYLKGIAPPHVTINQIFAGVMPYLLIVLFAMVLVYIFPGIALWLPKYLYG from the coding sequence ATGTTCGGTCTGGGCAATCCCGAACTGGGCGTGGTCATGCTCGTCCTGTTCATCCTCTTCATCATGCTCGGCTTCCCCATCGCCTTCACGCTGATGGCTCTCGGCGTCGGCTTCGGTTACTGGGCGATGGGCGACAATGTCTTCGCGCTGGTCGTACAGCGAGCCTATTCGGTCATGGCCAGCGATGTGCTGGTCTCGATCCCACTCTTCATCTTCATGGGCTACATCATCGAGCGGGCGAACATCCTCGACAGGCTGTTCCACTCGATCCAGATCGCGCTCGGCAATGTTCCCGGCTCACTCGCCATCGCGACGCTCGCGACCTGCGCGATTTTCGCGACCGCAACCGGCATCGTCGGGGCGGTGGTGACGCTGATGGGGCTGCTCGCGTTTCCCGCCATGCTGCGTGCCGGCTACGATGTGAAGCTCTCGGCTGGCGTCGTCTGTGCCGGTGGCTGCCTCGGCATCCTGATTCCACCGAGCGTCATGCTGATCCTCTATGGGGCAACCGCGGGCGTCTCGGTTCCGAAACTCTATGCGGGCGCTCTCTTCCCCGGGCTGCTGCTGGCCGGACTCTACATGGTCTATGTCATCATCCGCTGCACCCTCAACCCGGCGCTGGCGCCAAGGCTGCCGAAGGAACAGACCGACGTTCCCTGGAGCAAGGTCATCTGGGCACTGATGACCAGCTTCTTCCCGCTGACCATCCTGATCATGTCCGTGCTCGGCGCGATCTTCTTCGGGCTCGCAACGCCGACCGAGGCCGCGGCCATCGGTTCGCTCGGCAGCCTGATCCTGGCCGCGGCCTATCGCTCGCTCTCATTCGGCAGGGTCAGAGAATCGGTCATCCTGACGGCTCGCACCTCGGCGATGGTCTGCTGGCTTTTCGTCGGCTCCTACATCTTCTCCTCGATCTTCGCGATTCTCGGCGGTCACGAACCGATCAAGGATCTGGTCACGGCGATGAACCTGTCGCCGACGATGTTCCTGATCGTCGCGCAGTTGATCATCTTCGTGCTCGGCTGGCCGCTGGAATGGACCGAGATCATCGTGATCTTCGTGCCGATCTTCCTGCCGTTGCTGCAGTTCTTCAATATCGACCCGCTGTTCTTCGGCATCCTGATCGCGCTCAATATCCAGACCTCGTTCCTCTCCCCGCCTGTGGCGATGGCGCCCTTCTATCTGAAGGGCATCGCGCCGCCGCATGTCACCATCAACCAGATATTCGCCGGCGTGATGCCCTATCTGCTGATCGTGCTGTTCGCGATGGTGCTGGTCTACATCTTCCCGGGGATTGCGCTCTGGCTGCCGAAATATCTCTACGGCTGA
- a CDS encoding GntR family transcriptional regulator — MTTTPTPVPETGNPQPGRKGRLHGATVATLRRMIITGELPAGQKLREQEICEQLGVSRTPLREALRTLAAQGLVRLTQNRGAEVASLTLDDILGLYEVVSTLEALAARLACKSISDETVAEIGMLHYRMMRHQARAEQLEYFALNQQIHRALVEAARNAALLEAWEGLSARIERAKYLPNLQPTRWKAAMQEHDAMLAALVARDGEGLARLIEIHFANSLAAILAAANPGLEHAAETPMPQGDDEHETP, encoded by the coding sequence ATGACCACGACGCCGACGCCTGTTCCAGAGACCGGCAACCCTCAGCCCGGTCGCAAGGGGCGCCTGCATGGCGCGACGGTCGCGACGCTGCGCCGGATGATCATCACCGGCGAATTACCGGCGGGACAGAAGCTGCGGGAGCAGGAGATCTGCGAACAGCTCGGCGTCTCGCGTACCCCCTTGCGGGAGGCCCTGCGCACATTGGCAGCACAGGGATTGGTGAGGCTGACGCAAAATCGCGGCGCCGAAGTCGCCTCACTGACCCTGGACGATATCCTGGGGCTCTACGAAGTCGTCAGCACCTTGGAAGCGTTGGCGGCGCGGCTCGCCTGCAAGAGCATCTCGGACGAGACCGTCGCCGAGATCGGCATGCTGCATTACCGGATGATGCGGCACCAGGCGCGCGCCGAGCAGCTGGAGTATTTCGCGCTCAATCAGCAGATTCATCGCGCGCTTGTCGAGGCGGCGCGCAATGCGGCCCTGCTCGAAGCCTGGGAAGGATTGTCCGCACGCATCGAGCGCGCGAAATACCTCCCGAACCTTCAACCCACGCGCTGGAAAGCGGCGATGCAGGAGCACGATGCCATGCTCGCCGCCCTCGTCGCCCGCGATGGGGAGGGCCTGGCGCGGCTCATCGAGATCCATTTTGCCAACAGCCTCGCCGCGATCCTTGCCGCCGCGAACCCGGGGCTAGAGCATGCGGCCGAGACGCCAATGCCACAGGGCGACGACGAGCATGAGACGCCCTGA
- the proB gene encoding glutamate 5-kinase, translated as MNTPSLSQFRRIVVKVGSALLVDRERGRLRQAWLAALAEDLAELHLRGADVLVVSSGAIALGRTVLRLPSGPLRLEESQAAAAVGQIALARTWSEALGHHGLTAGQILLTLADTEERRRYLNARATLGRLLDLRAIPVINENDTVATTEIRYGDNDRLAARVATMAGADLLVLFSDIDGLYTAPPARDPAARHIPLVERITPEIEAMAGGAASELSRGGMRTKIEAGKIAAAGGTHMLIADGRTKNPLSAIVAGGRCTWFLSASNPATARKTWIAGSLEPRGTLHVDAGAARALRGGASLLPVGVSRIEGEFARGDAVLIRDPDGRVLGRGLVAYDAGEAGLVLGKASRDIEAILGYPGRAEMIHRDDMALGVG; from the coding sequence GTGAACACGCCGTCGCTGAGTCAGTTCCGCCGCATCGTGGTCAAGGTCGGCTCGGCCCTGCTGGTCGACCGAGAGCGTGGCCGGCTGCGCCAGGCCTGGCTCGCCGCGCTCGCCGAGGACCTCGCCGAGCTGCACCTGCGCGGTGCCGATGTGCTTGTCGTCTCTTCGGGGGCGATCGCGCTCGGCCGGACCGTGCTCAGGCTTCCAAGCGGCCCGCTGCGACTGGAAGAAAGCCAGGCGGCCGCGGCCGTCGGGCAGATCGCGCTGGCGCGGACATGGTCCGAGGCGTTGGGGCATCACGGGCTGACCGCCGGCCAGATCCTGCTGACGCTGGCCGATACCGAGGAGCGCCGCCGCTATCTCAACGCGCGCGCTACGCTTGGCCGCCTGCTCGATCTGCGCGCGATTCCGGTGATCAACGAGAATGATACGGTCGCGACGACCGAAATCCGCTATGGCGACAATGACCGCCTCGCCGCACGTGTCGCGACCATGGCGGGCGCCGACCTGCTGGTGCTGTTCTCGGATATCGATGGGCTCTACACGGCGCCTCCGGCGCGGGACCCGGCTGCGCGCCATATCCCGCTGGTCGAGCGGATCACGCCGGAGATCGAGGCCATGGCGGGCGGAGCAGCGTCCGAGCTCTCCCGCGGCGGCATGCGCACCAAGATCGAGGCGGGCAAGATCGCGGCGGCGGGCGGCACCCATATGCTGATCGCCGATGGGCGGACGAAGAATCCGCTCAGTGCGATCGTGGCTGGCGGGCGCTGCACCTGGTTTCTTTCGGCTTCGAACCCCGCGACGGCGCGCAAGACCTGGATTGCCGGCTCGCTCGAGCCGCGCGGCACTCTGCATGTCGACGCAGGGGCCGCTCGTGCCTTGCGCGGCGGAGCGAGCCTGCTGCCTGTCGGCGTCAGCCGGATCGAGGGTGAATTCGCGCGTGGCGATGCCGTGCTCATTCGTGACCCGGATGGGCGGGTGCTCGGCCGCGGGCTGGTGGCTTATGATGCGGGGGAGGCGGGGCTCGTGCTTGGCAAGGCCTCGCGCGATATCGAGGCGATCCTCGGCTATCCCGGGCGCGCCGAGATGATCCACCGTGACGACATGGCGCTCGGTGTCGGCTAA
- a CDS encoding TRAP transporter small permease subunit produces MGIVLAIDKFNTAIGKLAGWTILILTLAISYEVFSRYVLRAPTEWAFDVSYILYGTLFMLAGPYALARNAHVRGDFLYRQWAPRTQARLDLALYFLFFFPGVIALAWAGYKFAAFSWMIGEHSSNSPNGPPLYHFKSLIPIVGVLMFVQGLAEVARCVICLRTGEWPPRLHDVEETEKVILEEAATREGSI; encoded by the coding sequence ATGGGCATCGTGCTCGCGATCGACAAGTTCAATACCGCCATCGGGAAACTCGCCGGCTGGACGATTCTGATCCTGACTCTGGCGATCAGCTACGAGGTCTTCTCGCGCTACGTCCTGCGCGCGCCCACCGAATGGGCCTTCGACGTCAGCTACATTCTCTATGGCACTCTGTTCATGCTGGCCGGCCCTTACGCACTCGCACGCAATGCCCATGTGCGCGGCGATTTCCTCTATCGCCAATGGGCCCCGCGCACTCAGGCCCGGCTCGATCTGGCGCTGTACTTTCTGTTCTTCTTCCCCGGAGTCATCGCGCTGGCCTGGGCCGGATACAAGTTCGCCGCCTTCTCCTGGATGATCGGGGAGCATTCCTCGAACTCGCCCAACGGGCCGCCGCTTTATCACTTCAAGTCGCTGATCCCGATTGTCGGGGTCCTGATGTTCGTCCAGGGACTCGCCGAGGTCGCGCGCTGCGTCATCTGCCTGCGCACGGGCGAATGGCCCCCTCGCCTGCATGATGTCGAGGAGACCGAGAAGGTCATCCTCGAGGAAGCCGCAACCCGCGAGGGATCTATTTGA
- a CDS encoding TRAP transporter substrate-binding protein, with the protein MTTETAKPRSNRRNFLKVATLAGAGAIAMPQVSRAQTVTWKFQSTWPTKDIFHEFAGDFAKRVNDMSGGRLKLDVLAAGAVVPAFQMQDAVAAGILDGGHGVCAYWYGKNKAFSLFGTPPSLGWDATSFLGWMNHGGGYELYNELVGQTLKLNLVGFLSGPMPCQPLGWFKKELKTPDDFKGLKYRTVGLAADLMKEMGAAVTILAGGEIVPALERGVIDGAEFNNPSSDSILGFQDVAKVYMLQSYHQAAESFELIFNKTKFDALAPEQKAIIKYAAEAASSDMIWKALDRYSKDLDMLRSKGVNVVPTPEVILKAQLVAWDKVLDKLSAENAFFKKVVESQKAWVKRTVAYERVNTPSRELAFTHFFKA; encoded by the coding sequence ATGACTACGGAGACCGCTAAACCTCGCTCGAATCGTCGCAACTTCCTCAAGGTCGCCACGCTCGCGGGTGCCGGCGCCATTGCCATGCCCCAGGTCAGCCGCGCCCAAACGGTGACCTGGAAGTTCCAGTCCACCTGGCCGACCAAGGACATCTTCCATGAATTCGCTGGCGACTTCGCCAAGCGCGTCAACGACATGTCGGGGGGCCGGCTGAAGCTCGACGTACTCGCCGCGGGGGCAGTTGTCCCCGCCTTCCAGATGCAGGATGCGGTTGCGGCCGGCATTCTCGATGGCGGGCATGGTGTCTGCGCCTATTGGTACGGCAAGAACAAGGCCTTCTCGCTCTTCGGCACCCCCCCGTCACTCGGCTGGGACGCAACCAGCTTCCTGGGATGGATGAACCATGGCGGCGGCTATGAGCTCTATAACGAGCTGGTCGGCCAGACGCTGAAGCTCAATCTCGTCGGCTTCCTCAGCGGCCCGATGCCGTGCCAGCCGCTCGGCTGGTTCAAGAAGGAGCTCAAGACCCCTGACGACTTCAAGGGCCTGAAATACCGCACAGTCGGCCTCGCGGCCGATCTGATGAAGGAAATGGGGGCCGCAGTCACGATTCTGGCCGGCGGCGAGATCGTGCCGGCGCTCGAACGCGGCGTCATCGACGGCGCCGAGTTCAACAATCCCTCCTCCGACTCGATCCTTGGCTTCCAGGACGTCGCCAAGGTCTACATGCTGCAAAGTTACCATCAGGCAGCCGAGAGCTTCGAGCTCATCTTCAACAAGACGAAGTTCGATGCGCTCGCCCCCGAGCAGAAGGCGATCATCAAATATGCGGCGGAGGCAGCCTCCTCCGACATGATCTGGAAGGCGCTCGACCGGTATTCCAAGGATCTCGACATGTTGCGCTCCAAGGGCGTCAACGTCGTCCCGACCCCGGAGGTGATCCTCAAGGCTCAGCTCGTCGCCTGGGACAAGGTGCTCGACAAGCTTTCTGCCGAAAACGCCTTCTTCAAGAAGGTGGTCGAGTCGCAGAAGGCCTGGGTCAAGCGCACGGTCGCCTATGAACGCGTCAACACGCCTTCGCGCGAACTGGCCTTCACCCACTTCTTCAAGGCCTGA
- a CDS encoding DUF6481 family protein translates to MKNPNDRSFTDRQANSANAKKALLERFQARPKADDPIMQQRRAERQAIADARTVRDAEKAAARAEAERLAAIERAAQEEAERQAELVREAARKAEQAKRDAERPRKVLLEAVQYMQMRAAGKGRR, encoded by the coding sequence TTGAAGAACCCGAACGACCGCAGCTTCACTGATCGTCAGGCCAACTCCGCCAATGCCAAGAAGGCGCTGCTAGAGCGTTTCCAGGCGCGGCCGAAGGCCGATGACCCGATCATGCAGCAGCGCCGCGCGGAGCGCCAGGCCATCGCCGATGCGCGCACTGTCCGCGACGCCGAGAAGGCCGCTGCCCGTGCCGAGGCCGAGCGTCTCGCGGCGATCGAACGCGCCGCCCAGGAGGAAGCCGAGCGTCAGGCCGAACTGGTGCGTGAGGCCGCCCGCAAGGCCGAACAGGCCAAGCGCGATGCCGAACGCCCCCGCAAGGTTCTGCTCGAGGCCGTCCAGTACATGCAGATGCGCGCCGCCGGCAAAGGCCGCCGCTGA
- the rpsU gene encoding 30S ribosomal protein S21, whose product MQVLVRDNNVDQALRVLKKKLQREGVFREMKRRSAYEKPSEQRAREKADAVRRARKAARKQAQREGLIAAPKPKAKPTRAAGAAPAR is encoded by the coding sequence ATGCAGGTTCTCGTCCGCGACAATAACGTCGATCAGGCGCTGCGAGTGCTTAAGAAGAAATTGCAGCGCGAAGGCGTTTTTCGCGAGATGAAGCGCCGCTCAGCTTATGAGAAGCCATCCGAGCAGCGCGCCCGCGAAAAGGCTGATGCCGTTCGCCGCGCCCGCAAGGCCGCTCGCAAGCAGGCTCAGCGCGAAGGCCTGATCGCCGCGCCGAAGCCCAAGGCGAAGCCGACCCGCGCCGCAGGCGCAGCGCCTGCTCGCTGA